From Virgibacillus natechei, the proteins below share one genomic window:
- a CDS encoding alpha/beta-type small acid-soluble spore protein, giving the protein MANNNNSNQLVVPGVQQALDQMKTEIAQEFGVQLGPDSTSRSNGSVGGEITKRLVQMAEQQFGGQQ; this is encoded by the coding sequence ATGGCTAATAATAATAATTCAAACCAATTAGTAGTACCTGGTGTTCAACAAGCATTGGATCAAATGAAGACTGAAATTGCGCAAGAGTTTGGTGTACAGCTTGGACCTGATTCAACTTCTCGTTCTAACGGTTCTGTTGGTGGAGAAATTACGAAGCGTCTTGTTCAAATGGCTGAACAACAATTCGGTGGACAACAATAA
- a CDS encoding NAD kinase, whose protein sequence is MPNRNNIYFYYKKDDELENKLQTLFSLAEENNFNIVDNAKDASIIVSIGGDGTFLQAVRKTGFRQDCLYTGITSSGESGLYCDFNMDNFSEMLDTIQHAEMEVRRFPVIKVDINGESSFYCLNELSVRSTIITTIAINVGIDDNHFETFRGDGLIVATPTGSTGYNKSTHGAVIDPLLPSFQVSELASLNNNRYRTLGSSFVLSKDRKLTLEVIQDGNDYPIIGMDNEAFSIQNIKDMTVTLSDKVIKTLKLKNNSYWDRVKRTFL, encoded by the coding sequence ATGCCAAACCGAAATAATATATATTTCTATTACAAAAAAGATGATGAGCTCGAAAATAAGCTACAAACATTATTTAGCTTAGCGGAAGAAAACAACTTTAACATTGTCGATAACGCTAAAGATGCAAGTATTATTGTAAGTATAGGTGGAGATGGTACATTCCTACAGGCCGTCCGTAAAACTGGATTTCGTCAAGATTGCTTATACACAGGAATTACAAGTTCTGGTGAATCAGGCTTATATTGTGATTTTAATATGGATAACTTTAGTGAAATGCTTGATACAATACAACATGCAGAAATGGAAGTTCGACGTTTCCCTGTGATAAAAGTGGATATTAACGGGGAATCATCTTTTTACTGTCTTAACGAATTAAGTGTAAGGTCAACCATTATTACAACAATTGCCATCAATGTAGGAATTGATGATAATCATTTTGAAACATTTCGTGGCGATGGATTAATTGTTGCAACACCAACCGGGAGCACTGGATACAACAAATCAACCCATGGTGCTGTGATTGACCCTTTGCTTCCTAGTTTCCAAGTATCAGAGCTTGCATCATTAAATAATAATCGGTATCGTACACTAGGTTCATCATTTGTCTTAAGCAAAGATCGTAAATTAACATTGGAAGTCATTCAAGATGGGAATGACTACCCTATTATCGGAATGGATAACGAAGCTTTCTCTATTCAAAACATAAAAGATATGACAGTAACATTAAGTGACAAAGTGATTAAAACACTTAAGCTAAAGAACAACTCTTATTGGGATCGTGTCAAACGCACTTTCCTATGA
- a CDS encoding amidohydrolase: MIFLREIGNLLRETYSEAERKINMGILWFGGQIYTLETNGSAVEAVFTEGDTIKAVGTYEFLYHACYKQIEKEINLKGKTILPGFIDSHMHIIGHGEKLLRLDLSQMKSAAQVKEALQNRMSNLSEGEWLIGEGWNENQWDDPTIIHKDELDEISTDNPVVLTRVCRHAIIVNSKAMKMANISNQSPDPQGGIIVRDEKGDLSGYLLDTAQELVKQAMPSVSQNYLEQVIKIAVDDLLSKGLVGGHSEDLNYYGGFHKTFHAFTNSIHDKRKFKAHLLVHHEVMGDMVGDNLGYLDGTAYVELGAVKIFADGALGGRTAWLRDDYADDAGNKGVAIHDTEKLEAIVQEARVHGLPIAVHAIGDHAANEVVSIIKKYPLENNARDRIIHGQILNQHTLDMLSDLPVVVDIQPSFVTSDFPWVIDRVGEERLALSYPWKTLLKSNIQCAGGSDAPIEEVNPLLGIQAAVTRKSSLDGEVYNPEEKLSIFEAVRLYTVGSAYAIGQETQRGIIAEGFKADFTILEEDIFQTDPEKINEITVAMTVVDGDIAYKKEPSH; this comes from the coding sequence TTGATTTTTCTGCGTGAAATAGGTAATCTGCTTAGAGAGACTTATTCTGAAGCAGAGAGGAAAATCAACATGGGGATTTTATGGTTTGGTGGTCAAATCTATACACTGGAAACGAATGGTTCAGCTGTAGAAGCTGTTTTTACTGAAGGGGATACGATTAAGGCAGTAGGTACATATGAATTTCTATACCATGCGTGTTATAAACAAATTGAAAAGGAAATTAACTTAAAAGGGAAAACGATTCTCCCAGGATTTATTGACAGCCATATGCATATCATTGGTCATGGTGAAAAACTGTTACGATTAGATTTATCACAAATGAAGTCTGCAGCACAGGTGAAAGAGGCCTTACAAAACCGAATGTCTAACCTCTCTGAAGGGGAATGGCTTATTGGAGAAGGTTGGAATGAAAATCAGTGGGATGATCCAACCATTATACATAAAGATGAATTGGACGAGATAAGTACAGATAATCCAGTGGTTCTAACACGTGTTTGCAGGCATGCCATAATAGTTAATTCTAAAGCAATGAAAATGGCAAACATTTCGAATCAGAGTCCTGATCCACAAGGTGGCATTATAGTACGAGATGAAAAGGGTGATTTAAGTGGCTATCTTTTAGATACGGCCCAGGAATTAGTAAAGCAAGCAATGCCAAGTGTGTCGCAAAATTACTTGGAGCAGGTTATTAAAATAGCTGTAGACGATTTATTATCCAAAGGCTTGGTTGGTGGTCATAGTGAAGACCTAAATTATTACGGTGGTTTTCACAAAACATTCCATGCGTTTACAAATTCCATTCATGATAAGCGTAAGTTTAAGGCACATTTGCTTGTCCATCATGAAGTAATGGGTGACATGGTAGGTGATAATTTAGGTTATTTAGATGGGACAGCGTATGTTGAGCTTGGAGCAGTGAAAATTTTTGCGGACGGTGCATTGGGTGGTAGGACAGCTTGGCTCCGTGATGATTATGCGGATGATGCTGGGAATAAAGGCGTGGCTATTCATGATACGGAAAAATTAGAAGCCATTGTTCAGGAAGCACGCGTGCATGGACTGCCAATTGCTGTTCATGCAATTGGTGATCATGCGGCAAATGAAGTTGTTTCGATTATTAAAAAGTACCCGCTGGAAAATAATGCTCGAGATAGAATTATTCATGGACAAATCTTAAATCAGCACACCTTAGATATGCTTTCAGATCTACCAGTTGTCGTCGATATTCAACCTTCATTTGTCACATCTGATTTTCCCTGGGTGATCGATCGGGTTGGCGAAGAGCGTTTAGCTTTATCTTATCCATGGAAAACATTACTAAAAAGTAATATACAGTGTGCAGGAGGCTCTGACGCACCTATAGAAGAAGTGAATCCGTTACTTGGAATACAAGCAGCTGTTACAAGAAAGTCTTCTTTAGATGGCGAAGTATATAATCCAGAGGAGAAGTTATCCATATTCGAAGCAGTTAGGCTGTATACGGTTGGAAGCGCCTATGCAATTGGTCAAGAAACACAGAGAGGGATAATAGCAGAAGGATTTAAAGCTGATTTTACTATTTTGGAAGAAGATATATTTCAAACGGATCCTGAGAAAATAAATGAAATAACGGTAGCCATGACGGTTGTTGATGGTGACATTGCATACAAAAAAGAACCTTCCCACTAA